One genomic window of Trichomycterus rosablanca isolate fTriRos1 chromosome 1, fTriRos1.hap1, whole genome shotgun sequence includes the following:
- the LOC134317198 gene encoding uncharacterized protein LOC134317198 isoform X1, which yields MNMFSCWTLPSDQHEPHRRVNEPEKVKKRKWWQRRQKMEMQDVEGEKGNGVKGEEMGQGVEQKVLEDQADQIPMMEKQVKKRKWWQRRQKVEMQVAPRELVEEPEQVVLKDQRSKAVDKVVLVFEIEMKKLEQVDPVEQVDPVEQVDPVEQVDPVKKPDQVMKKVERQVAMLNLVKEPEQVIVEDQWMGHVKNKIRFIENEMMKAERQMVQLNLVEEPELVILKEQGKGHVKNRVRFIENEMKKVERQVDPVDTVKKPKQVGKNQMVQTDQMTKVEEWVDQVGLKNEVNKPEEQVGLQDRRVVLVNLVKEPDRDEAPEHQWTELEKPAALEHQIWNVKEQNLDRGCTEDPLKNISEVSSNKPDHEQLQDDVLVPIVEAQPEESGALMESACEDKGVPMPKSRRTSLRTKRFQFFNV from the exons ATGAACATGTTCTCCTGTTGGACTCTTCCATCTGACCAACACGAGCCGCACAGGCGGGTAAACGAACCGGAGaaggtaaagaagagaaaatggtggcagagacgccagaaGATGGAGATGCAGGACGTGGAGGGTGAGAAGGGAAACGGGGTAAAGGGTGAAGAGATGGGGCAAGGAGTGGAGCAGAAGGTTTTAGAGGACCAGGCAGACCAAATACCAATGATGGAGAAGCaggtaaagaaaagaaaatggtggcagagacgccagaaGGTAGAGATGCAGGTGGCCCCACGGGagctggtggaagaaccagagcaggtcgtCCTAAAGGACCAGAGGAGTAAAGCAGTAGACAAGGTGGTTCTGGTTTTTGAGATTGAGATGAAGAAGTTagagcaggtggacccagtggagcaggtggacccagtggagcaggtggacccagtggagcaggtggacccagtgaaaaaaccagaccaggtcatgaagaaggtagagaggcaggtggccaTGCTGAACTTGGTtaaagaaccagagcaggtcatcgTAGAGGACCAGTGGATGGGACATGTAAAAAATAAGATTCGTTtcatagagaatgagatgaTGAAAGCAGAGAGGCAGATGGTCCagctgaacctggtggaagaaccagagctggTCATCCTGAAGGAGCAGGGGAAGGGacatgtaaaaaatagggttcgtttcatagagaatgagatgaagaaggtagagaggcaggtggacccggTGGACACAGTGAAAAAACCAAAGCAGGTAGGAAAGAACCAGATGGTTCAGACGGACCAGATGACGAAGGTGGAAGAATGGGTGGATCAGGTAGGTTTGAAGAATGAGGTTAATAAACCTGAGGAGCAGGTGGGTCTACAGGACAGGCGGGTGGTTCTAGTGAACCTGGTGAAGGAACCAGACAGGGATGAAGCACCTGAGCACCAGTGGACAGAACTGGAGAAGCCAGCAGCTTTGGAGCACCAAATATGGAATGTGAAGGAGCAGAACCTGGATAGAGGATGCACTGAAG ATCCACTGAAGAACATCTCCGAGGTGTCTTCAAACAAACCGGACCACGAGCAGCTGCAGGACGACGTTCTTGTTCCCATCGTCGAAGCCCAACCTGAAGAGTCCGGGGCTCTGATGGAGAGCGCGTGTGAAGATAAAG GTGTCCCGATGCCGAAGTCGAGGAGAACCAGCCTGAGAACCAAACGGTTCCAGTTCTTCAACGTCTGA
- the LOC134317198 gene encoding uncharacterized protein LOC134317198 isoform X2, protein MNMFSCWTLPSDQHEPHRRVNEPEKVKKRKWWQRRQKMEMQDVEGEKGNGVKGEEMGQGVEQKVLEDQADQIPMMEKQVKKRKWWQRRQKVEMQVAPRELVEEPEQVVLKDQRSKAVDKVVLVFEIEMKKLEQVDPVEQVDPVEQVDPVEQVDPVKKPDQVMKKVERQVAMLNLVKEPEQVIVEDQWMGHVKNKIRFIENEMMKAERQMVQLNLVEEPELVILKEQGKGHVKNRVRFIENEMKKVERQVDPVDTVKKPKQVGLQDRRVVLVNLVKEPDRDEAPEHQWTELEKPAALEHQIWNVKEQNLDRGCTEDPLKNISEVSSNKPDHEQLQDDVLVPIVEAQPEESGALMESACEDKGVPMPKSRRTSLRTKRFQFFNV, encoded by the exons ATGAACATGTTCTCCTGTTGGACTCTTCCATCTGACCAACACGAGCCGCACAGGCGGGTAAACGAACCGGAGaaggtaaagaagagaaaatggtggcagagacgccagaaGATGGAGATGCAGGACGTGGAGGGTGAGAAGGGAAACGGGGTAAAGGGTGAAGAGATGGGGCAAGGAGTGGAGCAGAAGGTTTTAGAGGACCAGGCAGACCAAATACCAATGATGGAGAAGCaggtaaagaaaagaaaatggtggcagagacgccagaaGGTAGAGATGCAGGTGGCCCCACGGGagctggtggaagaaccagagcaggtcgtCCTAAAGGACCAGAGGAGTAAAGCAGTAGACAAGGTGGTTCTGGTTTTTGAGATTGAGATGAAGAAGTTagagcaggtggacccagtggagcaggtggacccagtggagcaggtggacccagtggagcaggtggacccagtgaaaaaaccagaccaggtcatgaagaaggtagagaggcaggtggccaTGCTGAACTTGGTtaaagaaccagagcaggtcatcgTAGAGGACCAGTGGATGGGACATGTAAAAAATAAGATTCGTTtcatagagaatgagatgaTGAAAGCAGAGAGGCAGATGGTCCagctgaacctggtggaagaaccagagctggTCATCCTGAAGGAGCAGGGGAAGGGacatgtaaaaaatagggttcgtttcatagagaatgagatgaagaaggtagagaggcaggtggacccggTGGACACAGTGAAAAAACCAAAGCAG GTGGGTCTACAGGACAGGCGGGTGGTTCTAGTGAACCTGGTGAAGGAACCAGACAGGGATGAAGCACCTGAGCACCAGTGGACAGAACTGGAGAAGCCAGCAGCTTTGGAGCACCAAATATGGAATGTGAAGGAGCAGAACCTGGATAGAGGATGCACTGAAG ATCCACTGAAGAACATCTCCGAGGTGTCTTCAAACAAACCGGACCACGAGCAGCTGCAGGACGACGTTCTTGTTCCCATCGTCGAAGCCCAACCTGAAGAGTCCGGGGCTCTGATGGAGAGCGCGTGTGAAGATAAAG GTGTCCCGATGCCGAAGTCGAGGAGAACCAGCCTGAGAACCAAACGGTTCCAGTTCTTCAACGTCTGA